The proteins below come from a single Staphylococcus sp. MI 10-1553 genomic window:
- a CDS encoding DNA polymerase III subunit delta' C-terminal domain-containing protein, translated as MEVIEQLTKAYHNQKLSHAYLFEGDDAEAMKTTAITFAQLILCQDEERCRLKVEVQNHPDFQYVMTDETTLKKEQVENLVHHMNQLPIEGDYKVYIIQDFEKLTIQGENSILKFLEEPPKNTIAIITTTKPEQILDTIHSRCQHVYFKPMSRATFVSRLTEQDETITVPIAELLSTYTTQLEVALQLHENVELAPMRKMLLQWCYKLLKQREMALIGVVELMKHAKTRQLQLLALSGMNAFFQDLMYVKVGMVNWITFSELQSEYETLVTQLSYHHLTYIIEQITEAHKKLNQNVNATLVFEQIAIKVKG; from the coding sequence ATGGAAGTAATCGAACAACTCACCAAAGCCTATCACAATCAAAAACTGTCACATGCCTATTTATTCGAAGGTGATGACGCTGAAGCAATGAAGACGACCGCTATAACCTTTGCGCAGTTAATTTTATGTCAAGATGAAGAACGATGTCGCTTGAAAGTCGAAGTACAAAACCATCCCGACTTTCAATATGTGATGACAGATGAGACGACGCTCAAAAAGGAACAAGTCGAAAACTTAGTACATCACATGAACCAATTGCCTATTGAAGGTGATTATAAAGTTTATATTATCCAAGACTTTGAAAAATTAACGATTCAAGGTGAGAATAGTATTCTGAAGTTTTTAGAAGAACCGCCGAAAAATACGATTGCGATCATTACGACAACCAAACCTGAACAAATTTTAGATACGATTCATTCTCGTTGTCAGCATGTGTATTTTAAGCCGATGTCACGTGCTACATTTGTGTCGCGATTGACCGAGCAAGATGAAACGATAACTGTGCCTATTGCAGAGTTGTTAAGTACGTATACGACACAACTTGAAGTGGCGCTACAACTTCATGAAAATGTTGAATTAGCACCGATGCGCAAAATGCTTTTACAATGGTGTTATAAATTGTTAAAGCAACGTGAGATGGCATTGATTGGTGTTGTGGAATTGATGAAACATGCGAAAACGAGACAGTTACAATTGTTGGCGCTATCTGGAATGAATGCGTTTTTCCAAGATTTAATGTACGTCAAAGTGGGCATGGTGAACTGGATTACATTTTCGGAGTTGCAGTCAGAATATGAGACATTGGTGACACAGTTGAGTTATCACCATTTAACCTATATCATAGAACAAATAACAGAAGCACATAAAAAGCTCAATCAAAACGTGAATGCCACGCTAGTATTTGAGCAAATTGCAATCAAAGTGAAAGGGTGA
- a CDS encoding cyclic-di-AMP receptor: MKMIIAIVQDQDSQELADKLVENNFRATKLATTGGFLRAGNTTFLSGVEDDRVEEILELIGGSCGNREQLVSPITPMGGSADSYIPYPVEVEVGGATVFVMPVESFHQF, from the coding sequence ATGAAAATGATTATAGCAATTGTTCAAGACCAAGATAGTCAAGAACTTGCAGACAAACTCGTTGAAAACAATTTTCGTGCAACAAAATTAGCAACGACGGGTGGCTTCTTGCGTGCGGGTAATACAACATTTTTAAGCGGTGTGGAAGATGATCGCGTGGAGGAAATACTTGAACTCATCGGCGGCTCATGTGGCAATAGAGAACAACTTGTATCGCCTATTACGCCAATGGGAGGCAGCGCAGATTCTTACATCCCATATCCTGTTGAAGTAGAAGTCGGTGGCGCAACAGTCTTTGTCATGCCAGTCGAATCGTTCCATCAATTTTAA
- the tmk gene encoding dTMP kinase, translating into MSLFITIEGPEGSGKTTVVQAVSEQLAQHYDVMTTREPGGVQTAETIRQILLDGETMDARTEALLFAAARREHLVAKVLPALAQGKLVICDRFIDSSLAYQGYARQIGVKEVQTINDFAIEGRYPDLTIYLDIPAEDGRARIESNRRAQNRLDKESVAFHERVVEGYQQLIAQDPQRFAVINANQPIEQVVAATLQAIQRKMNVQ; encoded by the coding sequence ATGTCTCTGTTTATCACAATTGAAGGTCCAGAAGGTTCAGGGAAAACGACTGTTGTTCAAGCAGTTTCGGAACAATTAGCGCAACACTATGACGTCATGACGACACGAGAGCCAGGGGGCGTACAAACAGCTGAAACGATTCGTCAAATTCTATTAGATGGAGAAACGATGGATGCGCGGACAGAAGCTTTATTGTTTGCGGCTGCGAGAAGAGAACATCTTGTTGCGAAAGTACTTCCGGCATTAGCACAAGGAAAACTCGTCATTTGTGACCGTTTTATCGACAGTTCTTTAGCGTATCAAGGTTATGCCCGTCAAATTGGGGTAAAAGAAGTACAAACCATTAATGATTTTGCGATTGAGGGGCGTTATCCGGATTTAACGATTTATTTGGATATTCCAGCTGAAGACGGTCGAGCGCGTATTGAAAGTAATCGCCGCGCACAAAATCGTTTAGATAAAGAAAGCGTGGCATTTCATGAGCGTGTGGTGGAAGGGTATCAGCAACTCATCGCACAAGATCCTCAACGTTTTGCGGTCATTAATGCGAATCAACCGATTGAGCAAGTTGTGGCTGCGACATTACAAGCGATTCAGCGTAAAATGAACGTACAGTAA
- a CDS encoding Orn/Lys/Arg family decarboxylase has translation MQQPLRAKMLKWQERQPISMHVPGHKNGTIGDLLMTQVLNDITEITGFDNLHHAEDVLYESMAQLNKHPDYRGYYLVNGTTSGILAVIHAVASIQGDVSIARNVHKSVFHALELGQQSAQILATSVSEKTGQYSKPDVGTTDLAHTKLGVVTYPNYYGETFDVAHVVEQFHQFNVPVLVDEAHGAHFDLPGFPESSMQAGADYVVQSYHKTLPSLTMSSVLWIHKDAPYREWIEHGLQVFQSSSPSYLLMESLEAAQAFYESYDSTLFFEKRKQLIAALKNKGLTVITPQDPLKLLIRYEGLTGSSLQAQMETQAIDVELSDENAVLWVLPLWHDQDRFPFEQLLERIERIILTPGVKSSYDKPPYLFTKPSAYQTIGMHPSRSIPYQKAEGYTLAQHLTPYPPGIPSLLKGEIVTTDMIKLIEYWQSRGFRVEGLTDGKITVKDE, from the coding sequence GTGCAACAACCATTAAGAGCGAAAATGCTGAAATGGCAAGAACGTCAACCGATTTCGATGCATGTCCCCGGGCATAAAAATGGGACAATCGGTGATCTTTTAATGACACAAGTCCTAAATGACATTACGGAGATCACAGGTTTTGATAATCTTCATCATGCGGAAGACGTTTTATATGAAAGTATGGCGCAATTAAATAAACATCCGGATTATCGGGGTTACTATTTAGTGAATGGGACGACAAGTGGTATACTCGCAGTCATTCATGCTGTTGCGTCGATTCAAGGAGATGTCAGTATTGCGCGAAATGTTCATAAATCAGTGTTTCATGCATTGGAATTAGGACAACAAAGTGCGCAAATTTTGGCGACGTCCGTGAGTGAGAAAACAGGACAATATTCGAAACCTGACGTTGGGACAACTGACTTGGCACATACAAAATTAGGTGTGGTGACTTATCCGAATTATTATGGTGAAACGTTTGATGTGGCGCATGTTGTTGAACAATTTCATCAATTCAATGTTCCTGTTCTTGTCGACGAGGCGCATGGTGCTCATTTTGATTTACCTGGCTTTCCAGAGTCAAGTATGCAAGCGGGGGCGGACTACGTTGTGCAATCTTATCATAAAACGTTGCCGAGTTTGACGATGAGCTCGGTGTTATGGATACATAAAGATGCCCCTTATCGTGAATGGATTGAGCATGGTTTACAAGTATTTCAATCTTCTAGCCCGTCTTATTTGCTTATGGAAAGTTTAGAAGCTGCCCAAGCATTTTATGAATCGTATGACAGTACGTTATTTTTTGAAAAAAGAAAACAACTCATTGCAGCACTTAAAAATAAAGGGTTAACAGTTATCACGCCGCAAGATCCGTTGAAATTGTTAATTCGATATGAAGGCTTGACAGGTTCATCGTTACAAGCGCAAATGGAAACACAGGCGATTGATGTTGAACTGTCGGATGAAAATGCGGTGTTGTGGGTTTTACCGTTATGGCATGATCAAGATCGATTTCCTTTTGAACAACTGCTCGAAAGGATTGAACGAATAATCTTGACGCCAGGAGTAAAATCATCTTATGACAAGCCACCGTATTTATTTACGAAACCGAGTGCATATCAAACAATTGGAATGCATCCATCGCGCTCTATTCCTTATCAAAAAGCTGAAGGGTATACATTAGCGCAACATTTGACGCCGTATCCACCTGGCATTCCGTCACTGTTAAAAGGAGAAATAGTGACAACAGATATGATAAAATTAATAGAATATTGGCAGTCTAGAGGCTTTCGTGTGGAAGGTCTTACGGATGGCAAAATCACAGTGAAGGATGAATGA
- the recR gene encoding recombination mediator RecR, with protein MHYPQPISKLIDSFMKLPGIGPKTAQRLAFHVLDMKEDDVVQFAKALVDVKRELTYCSVCGHITEQDPCYICEDKQRDRSMICVVEDDKDVIAMEKMKEYKGLYHVLHGTISPMDGIGPEDINIPSLVERLKDEGVKELILAMNPNLEGESTAMYISRLVKPLGIRVTRLAQGLSVGGDLEYADEVTLSRAISGRTEM; from the coding sequence ATGCATTATCCTCAACCGATATCGAAATTGATTGATAGTTTCATGAAATTGCCAGGCATTGGTCCTAAGACGGCTCAACGTCTGGCATTTCACGTACTAGATATGAAAGAAGATGACGTCGTGCAATTTGCTAAAGCGCTCGTGGATGTCAAACGAGAATTAACCTATTGTAGTGTATGCGGACATATTACCGAACAAGACCCTTGTTATATTTGTGAAGACAAACAGCGCGATCGTTCAATGATTTGTGTCGTTGAAGATGATAAAGATGTGATTGCAATGGAGAAAATGAAAGAATATAAAGGGCTATATCATGTGCTACACGGGACGATTTCACCTATGGATGGTATCGGACCTGAAGACATCAATATTCCAAGTTTAGTAGAACGCCTAAAGGATGAAGGGGTCAAAGAGTTGATTTTAGCTATGAACCCGAATTTAGAAGGTGAATCTACAGCGATGTACATTTCACGCCTTGTTAAACCATTGGGCATTCGTGTAACGAGACTTGCACAAGGTCTGTCAGTAGGTGGCGATTTGGAATATGCTGATGAAGTGACATTGTCGAGAGCGATTTCTGGACGTACGGAAATGTAA
- a CDS encoding YbaB/EbfC family nucleoid-associated protein, whose product MRGGGNMQQMMKQMQKMQKKMAEEQEKLKEEHVEGTAGGGMVKVVVSGHKEVVDVIINEEVVDPEDVEMLQDLVLAATNEAMNKADELTAERLGKHTKGLNIPGMM is encoded by the coding sequence ATGCGCGGTGGCGGAAATATGCAACAAATGATGAAACAAATGCAAAAAATGCAAAAGAAAATGGCAGAAGAGCAAGAAAAATTAAAAGAAGAACACGTTGAAGGAACAGCTGGCGGTGGCATGGTCAAAGTTGTTGTTTCTGGACATAAAGAAGTGGTCGATGTCATCATTAACGAAGAAGTAGTAGACCCAGAAGACGTAGAAATGTTACAAGACTTAGTATTAGCTGCAACGAATGAAGCAATGAACAAAGCAGACGAGTTAACAGCTGAACGTTTAGGAAAACATACTAAAGGTCTTAACATCCCAGGAATGATGTAA
- the dnaX gene encoding DNA polymerase III subunit gamma/tau, translated as MDYQALYRMFRPQSFEDVVGQEHVTKTLKNAIAKGKQSHAYIFSGPRGTGKTSIAKIFAKAINCEVRDDGEPCNECASCKGITQGYNSDVIEIDAASNNGVDEIRNIRDKVKYAPSESKYKVYIIDEVHMLTTGAFNALLKTLEEPPAHAIFILATTEPHKIPPTIISRAQRFDFKAINANRIVDRLSYVAHQQQIEFDEAALTFIAKVSEGGMRDALSIMDQAIAFGDERLTLKDALDVTGSLDESDLNALFQDIVQGHVHEAFERYHQFVSEGKEVNRLINDMIYFVRDTIMAKTTQLETEYDALMSFDLEVLYKMIDVINDTLVSIRFSVNQNVHLEVLLVKLSEMVKEVGRTGEVVVNHAPTEQHDAMIRRMEALESELQTLKSQGFSTATAPPKPQAPAKRRGSGSTYSVEQIAKVLDKANKEDIALIKERWADVIQYAKDRNQKSLVSLLQNSEPVAASEDKVLIKFDEEIHCEILKKDEEKKQSIENVVKDMINKSVEVVGVPADKWMQVRSDYISNRKRGNQQTSSEAEKPAEQQNDVVQTAKDLFGEEMVHLMDEET; from the coding sequence TTGGATTACCAAGCATTATATCGTATGTTTCGCCCTCAAAGTTTTGAAGATGTTGTAGGACAGGAACATGTGACCAAAACACTTAAAAATGCTATTGCTAAAGGTAAACAGTCGCATGCTTATATTTTTAGTGGGCCACGTGGTACTGGGAAAACGAGTATCGCTAAAATATTTGCCAAAGCGATTAACTGTGAAGTACGCGATGACGGTGAACCGTGTAATGAATGTGCGAGTTGTAAAGGAATCACACAAGGATACAATTCTGATGTGATTGAAATTGACGCAGCAAGTAACAATGGTGTCGACGAAATTCGTAATATTCGTGATAAGGTGAAATATGCCCCGAGTGAATCGAAATATAAAGTGTATATTATTGACGAGGTGCATATGTTGACGACAGGGGCGTTCAATGCGTTGTTGAAAACGTTAGAAGAGCCGCCTGCACACGCCATTTTTATTCTTGCGACGACTGAACCCCATAAAATACCGCCGACGATTATTTCGCGTGCACAACGCTTTGACTTCAAGGCGATTAATGCCAACCGTATCGTGGACCGTTTGAGTTATGTAGCGCACCAACAACAGATTGAGTTTGATGAGGCTGCTTTGACGTTTATCGCTAAAGTGTCTGAAGGTGGGATGCGTGATGCGCTCAGTATTATGGACCAAGCGATTGCATTTGGCGACGAACGTTTGACATTAAAGGATGCTTTAGATGTGACGGGGAGTTTGGATGAGTCTGACCTCAACGCCCTTTTCCAAGACATTGTTCAAGGCCATGTCCATGAAGCCTTCGAACGCTATCACCAATTCGTCAGTGAAGGTAAAGAAGTGAATCGTCTTATTAATGATATGATTTATTTTGTAAGAGATACGATTATGGCAAAAACGACGCAATTAGAAACGGAATACGACGCGCTCATGTCATTCGATTTAGAAGTGTTATACAAAATGATAGATGTCATTAACGACACACTCGTATCTATTCGATTTAGTGTGAATCAAAACGTCCATCTAGAAGTCTTGCTCGTGAAGTTATCTGAAATGGTGAAAGAAGTGGGTCGCACAGGTGAAGTCGTAGTCAATCATGCGCCAACTGAACAACATGACGCTATGATTAGACGAATGGAAGCATTGGAGTCTGAGTTACAAACATTAAAATCTCAAGGCTTCTCAACAGCGACTGCACCACCTAAACCACAAGCACCAGCCAAACGTCGGGGAAGCGGTTCGACATATTCTGTTGAACAAATTGCGAAAGTATTGGATAAAGCGAATAAAGAAGACATTGCGCTTATTAAAGAACGCTGGGCAGATGTCATTCAATATGCGAAAGATCGTAATCAAAAGTCGCTCGTCAGCCTGCTTCAAAATTCAGAGCCTGTCGCGGCAAGTGAAGATAAAGTGTTAATCAAATTTGACGAAGAAATTCATTGTGAAATTTTGAAAAAAGACGAAGAGAAAAAGCAAAGTATTGAAAATGTCGTGAAAGATATGATTAACAAATCTGTAGAAGTCGTCGGTGTCCCTGCAGATAAGTGGATGCAGGTGCGCAGTGATTACATTTCAAATCGTAAACGCGGTAATCAACAGACATCATCAGAAGCGGAAAAACCGGCTGAACAACAAAATGACGTCGTACAAACTGCGAAAGATTTGTTCGGTGAAGAGATGGTGCATCTGATGGACGAAGAAACATGA
- a CDS encoding GNAT family N-acetyltransferase: MSIFLSTPTENDYEATYEMIATAFEDVPESDHQEQHLVKRLRLSPNYRYELEVVAKTDEGDIIGHGMCSEVTIQNDDTTYTALALAPLAVVAEYRNKGIGRALVHALEERAFAENFTAIVVLGHVDYYQKLGYEEAATHHIFAPFDVPSENYRVKFLWDTLEDPPNGKVIYPEAFFE; this comes from the coding sequence ATGTCTATATTTTTAAGTACACCAACTGAAAATGATTATGAAGCAACATACGAAATGATTGCAACAGCATTTGAAGATGTTCCTGAATCTGACCATCAAGAACAACACCTCGTCAAACGTCTTCGCTTGTCACCGAATTATCGTTATGAATTAGAAGTCGTTGCGAAAACGGATGAAGGCGACATCATCGGTCACGGCATGTGTTCTGAAGTGACGATTCAAAACGACGACACGACGTATACCGCACTTGCATTAGCGCCGTTAGCTGTCGTGGCAGAATATCGCAATAAAGGGATTGGTCGAGCGCTCGTTCATGCTTTAGAGGAGCGTGCGTTTGCTGAGAACTTTACAGCGATTGTCGTGTTAGGGCATGTCGATTACTATCAAAAGTTAGGCTATGAGGAAGCAGCCACACATCATATTTTCGCGCCATTTGATGTACCGTCTGAAAATTATCGCGTCAAATTTTTGTGGGATACACTCGAGGATCCGCCCAACGGTAAAGTCATCTATCCAGAAGCTTTTTTTGAATAG
- the treR gene encoding trehalose operon repressor — protein MKNQNKFQYIYERLRIAILDGEYEYGEQLLSEHQLVKKYNVSRETVRKSLNMLVLDGMIQKIRGKGSVVIYQGVTEFPFADLKSFKEVQTQLGLHYETVVVRFEKIKAADVPQVKKALELTTDEELWHFIRYRQIEGVTKIVDEDYVRANLFPELSEMVVQNSLYDYIEKVKGYEISFSSKSITFEPFGELERAAFGDVTPQYSATVRGIVHLKDTTKFQYNVSKHIATEFKFIDFSRRHSHLS, from the coding sequence ATGAAAAATCAAAATAAATTTCAATATATTTATGAACGTTTACGTATAGCGATTTTGGATGGTGAATATGAATACGGTGAGCAATTACTTTCTGAACATCAGTTGGTGAAAAAATACAACGTGTCACGTGAAACAGTACGTAAAAGTTTGAACATGCTCGTATTAGATGGCATGATTCAAAAAATTCGTGGTAAAGGTTCGGTCGTCATTTATCAAGGAGTGACGGAGTTTCCATTTGCTGATTTGAAAAGCTTTAAAGAGGTTCAAACGCAACTTGGTCTTCATTACGAAACAGTCGTCGTCCGTTTTGAAAAGATAAAAGCGGCGGACGTACCTCAAGTGAAAAAAGCGCTGGAACTGACAACTGATGAAGAACTATGGCATTTCATTCGTTATCGTCAAATTGAAGGTGTGACGAAAATTGTTGATGAAGATTATGTGCGTGCGAATCTGTTTCCAGAGTTATCTGAAATGGTCGTTCAAAATTCTTTATACGATTATATTGAAAAAGTGAAAGGGTATGAGATTAGTTTTTCGAGCAAATCGATTACGTTCGAACCGTTTGGGGAATTGGAGCGTGCAGCATTTGGGGATGTGACGCCACAATATTCGGCAACTGTACGAGGCATCGTCCATTTGAAAGATACGACAAAATTTCAGTATAATGTATCTAAACATATTGCCACTGAATTTAAATTTATTGATTTTTCTAGACGACATTCACATTTATCATAA
- the treC gene encoding alpha,alpha-phosphotrehalase — MVRQDWKKSVVYQIYPKSFNDTTGNGEGDLKGIIEKLDYLQFLGIDYLWLTPIYDSPMNDNGYDIRDYYQVNSQFGNKEDLRTLIDKAHARGLKIMLDIVINHTSTEHEWFQQAQQSVDNPYRDYYFFRRSEDGPPTNWLSKFGGNAWQYDEQTDAYYLHLFDVTQADLNWDNPEVRHALYEMIRYWIDFGVDGFRFDVINLISKDTFEDSDEIGKEYYTDGPRVHDYIHEMNRHTFGDCEMMTVGEMSSTSIDHCIQYTNPERQELSSVFNFHHLKVDYRDGQKWTNQKFDLLQLKQILMEWQTKMYAGNGWNAIFWCNHDQPRVVSRFGSDATEALRQQSAKTLAIALHLLQGTPYIYQGEEIGMTDPHFQSIQQYRDVESLNAYREMREAGIDEAEILTILGQKSRDNSRTPMQWNGEAHAGFTTGTPWIEVADNYDTVNVEAAMADSESILYTYKKLIQLRHEHDIVTYGEVVPRYLEHPQLFVYERRYQGDTWLIIANMSSEKVTLPEDLDHSGSVVLQNGIIEGNELEAYATIVVAR; from the coding sequence ATGGTAAGGCAAGATTGGAAAAAATCAGTCGTATATCAGATTTATCCGAAGTCTTTTAACGATACGACAGGTAATGGGGAAGGCGATTTAAAAGGGATTATTGAAAAACTGGATTATTTACAATTTTTAGGTATCGATTATTTATGGCTCACACCGATTTACGATTCGCCGATGAATGATAACGGATATGACATTCGTGATTACTATCAAGTGAATTCGCAATTTGGGAATAAAGAAGATTTACGTACATTGATTGACAAAGCACATGCGCGTGGATTAAAAATTATGCTCGACATTGTCATCAATCATACATCAACAGAACACGAATGGTTTCAACAAGCGCAACAGTCGGTAGACAACCCATATCGAGATTATTACTTTTTTAGACGTTCAGAAGACGGACCACCGACGAACTGGCTATCGAAGTTTGGTGGAAACGCATGGCAATACGATGAGCAGACGGACGCATATTATTTACATTTATTTGATGTCACGCAAGCGGATTTGAACTGGGATAATCCAGAAGTGCGACACGCGCTGTACGAAATGATTCGGTATTGGATTGATTTCGGTGTAGATGGCTTTCGCTTTGACGTCATCAATTTGATTTCTAAAGATACGTTTGAAGACTCAGATGAAATCGGTAAAGAGTATTACACAGACGGGCCACGTGTTCATGACTATATCCATGAAATGAATCGACATACGTTTGGTGATTGCGAGATGATGACGGTTGGGGAAATGTCGTCTACATCTATTGACCATTGTATTCAATATACAAATCCAGAGCGCCAAGAGTTGAGCAGCGTATTTAACTTTCATCATTTAAAAGTCGACTATCGTGATGGACAAAAGTGGACGAACCAAAAATTCGATTTGTTGCAATTGAAGCAGATTTTAATGGAATGGCAAACGAAAATGTATGCTGGCAATGGTTGGAATGCGATTTTTTGGTGTAATCATGATCAACCTCGTGTTGTTTCAAGATTTGGTAGTGATGCGACTGAAGCGTTACGTCAACAAAGTGCCAAAACGTTAGCCATTGCCTTACATTTATTACAAGGGACACCCTATATTTACCAAGGTGAAGAAATTGGCATGACAGATCCACATTTCCAGTCGATTCAACAATATCGTGATGTGGAGTCGTTGAATGCGTATCGTGAAATGCGTGAAGCCGGGATAGACGAAGCGGAAATTTTAACGATACTCGGGCAAAAATCACGTGATAATTCACGAACACCGATGCAATGGAATGGTGAAGCGCATGCCGGTTTTACAACTGGAACGCCGTGGATTGAAGTGGCAGATAATTACGACACGGTGAATGTCGAAGCGGCCATGGCAGACTCGGAATCCATTTTATACACGTACAAAAAGTTAATTCAGTTGCGTCATGAACATGATATTGTGACGTATGGAGAAGTTGTGCCGCGCTATCTCGAACATCCACAACTCTTTGTGTATGAACGACGTTATCAAGGAGACACTTGGCTGATTATCGCGAATATGTCATCAGAAAAAGTGACATTGCCAGAAGATTTGGATCACTCTGGTTCGGTCGTCCTTCAAAATGGTATAATTGAAGGAAATGAACTCGAAGCATATGCAACAATCGTTGTAGCGAGATAA
- the treP gene encoding PTS system trehalose-specific EIIBC component — MAVKKKDVRDIIEAIGGEENLQSATHCVTRLRLVLKDDNQVDKEKLSENPLVKGQFKADQQYQIVIGPGTVDEAYKVLMEETNAQAVSKDEAKAQAAKKGNPLQRLIKLLGDIFIPILPAIVTAGLLLGINNVLTMKGLGNAPSIIERFPQIADFANMINVIATTAFIFLPALVGWSAMRVFGGNPVLGIVLGLVLMHPQLLSQYDIGKVDEIPAWHIFGLKIEQLNYQGQVLPVLLAAYVLAQIEKGLNKVVHDSIKLLVVGPVALLVTGFLAFLFIGPIALWIGTGITSAVQFLFGNAGWFGGAVYGLLYAPLVITGLHHMFLAVDFQLMGSELGGTYLWPILALSNIAQGSAAFGAWFVYKRRKMNKEQSLAMTSSISGLLGVTEPAMFGVNLPLKYPFFAAILTTMVTGAIVGGSGVLGSVGVGGLPAIISIKSQFWGVFGIATLISLVVPAVLTIIFSKLSREKAKKWSMTNSKF, encoded by the coding sequence ATGGCAGTGAAAAAGAAAGATGTCCGTGATATTATCGAAGCAATTGGTGGAGAGGAAAATCTTCAATCTGCAACACATTGTGTGACGCGTTTGAGATTAGTGTTAAAAGATGACAATCAAGTGGATAAAGAGAAATTAAGCGAGAATCCACTTGTTAAAGGGCAATTTAAAGCAGATCAACAATATCAAATTGTGATTGGTCCTGGAACGGTGGACGAAGCATACAAGGTGTTGATGGAAGAAACGAATGCACAAGCTGTATCGAAAGACGAAGCGAAAGCACAAGCGGCCAAAAAGGGAAATCCGTTACAACGATTAATTAAGTTGCTTGGTGATATTTTCATTCCAATTCTGCCGGCGATCGTTACAGCAGGTTTGCTATTAGGGATTAATAACGTGTTGACGATGAAAGGTTTAGGTAACGCGCCTTCCATTATTGAAAGGTTTCCTCAAATTGCTGATTTCGCAAATATGATTAACGTCATTGCGACAACGGCATTTATCTTCTTGCCAGCATTAGTCGGATGGAGTGCAATGCGTGTATTTGGCGGCAATCCGGTATTAGGGATTGTGCTCGGGCTCGTTTTGATGCATCCACAGTTGTTATCACAATATGACATTGGTAAAGTTGATGAAATTCCAGCGTGGCACATTTTTGGTTTGAAGATCGAACAATTGAACTATCAAGGACAAGTGCTGCCTGTCCTCCTCGCAGCGTATGTGTTAGCGCAAATTGAAAAAGGGTTAAACAAGGTCGTCCATGATTCGATTAAACTGCTTGTGGTTGGTCCAGTAGCATTGTTAGTGACAGGATTTTTAGCCTTTTTATTCATTGGACCTATCGCGTTATGGATTGGTACAGGTATTACATCAGCGGTTCAATTTTTATTTGGCAATGCCGGCTGGTTTGGTGGTGCAGTTTACGGATTATTGTATGCGCCACTCGTAATTACGGGCTTACATCACATGTTTTTAGCGGTCGATTTCCAATTAATGGGAAGTGAACTTGGTGGTACGTACTTATGGCCAATTTTAGCGTTATCTAATATTGCGCAAGGTTCAGCAGCGTTTGGCGCATGGTTCGTATATAAACGTCGTAAAATGAATAAAGAACAAAGTTTAGCGATGACATCTAGTATTTCAGGATTATTAGGTGTTACAGAACCGGCAATGTTTGGTGTCAACTTGCCATTGAAATATCCATTCTTCGCTGCCATTTTAACGACGATGGTCACTGGTGCGATTGTAGGTGGCTCAGGTGTATTAGGTTCAGTCGGTGTCGGTGGCCTACCTGCGATTATTTCGATTAAATCGCAATTCTGGGGTGTTTTCGGTATTGCGACGTTGATTTCGCTAGTCGTACCAGCAGTGTTAACAATCATTTTCTCAAAATTAAGTCGTGAAAAAGCGAAAAAATGGTCAATGACAAACAGTAAGTTTTAA
- a CDS encoding type II toxin-antitoxin system RelE family toxin — protein sequence MKYSLKISEKTNKKLGKMDKPTRTFLLKWLYHHVHHSENPRLHGIALQGELSHLWRYRIGKYRAIVEIQDDELVVLTIDIGLRASIYKRK from the coding sequence ATGAAATATTCATTGAAAATAAGTGAAAAAACTAACAAAAAACTAGGTAAAATGGATAAACCTACAAGAACCTTTTTGCTGAAATGGTTATATCATCATGTTCATCATTCTGAAAACCCTAGATTGCATGGCATAGCCTTACAAGGAGAATTATCTCATCTTTGGAGATATAGAATCGGTAAGTATAGGGCTATAGTAGAAATTCAAGATGACGAACTGGTGGTCCTTACTATTGATATAGGTCTGAGAGCCAGTATCTATAAAAGAAAATAG